In Candidatus Auribacterota bacterium, the DNA window GGGCTGGATGGAGATGAACGTGAGCTGCTCGCCGTTTCTCAGCGGCGGGAGCGCGGTTTCATCCGCTTCCCCCACCTTCTCCCCGGCCACCTTCAGGTACCCCTCGAACACCACCCTCGTATCGGCCGCCCTGAAGAGGTAGGGCCCCGCGGCGATCTCAACACTCACCGTTTTCAGCACCGCGGGAGTCATCTGGCTCGCCACGAACCTTTCCCATATCAGCCGGTAGAGGGCGAACTGCTCCTTGGTCAGGAGGGACTTCAGGGCATGGGGCTCGCGGCTGACGGAGGTGGGACGTACCGCCTCATGGGCTTCCTGCGCCCCTTTCCGCGAGCGATAGATGTTCGGCCTGGGGGGGGCGAATGCGTCTCCGTACTTTTCCCTGATAAACTTCAGCGCCTCGCCCTGCGCAACGGTGGAGATCCTGAACGAGTCGGTCCTCATGTAGGTAATGAGCCCCACGGTCTCCTTCGTGCCTATCTCAAGCCCCTCGTAGAGTTCCTGGGCGACCTTCATCGTTTTCGCGATTGGCCAGCGGAGACGGTTGACCCCCGCCTGCTGGAGGGTGCTGGTGATGTACGGCGGGTAGGGTTTCTGGCGGCGCTCCTTCTCCTCGACGGACTGGACGCGGTACTGCTGCGCGGGAGCATCTCTGGCTATTTCCTCGGCCCGCGCCTGATTCGGTATCTGAGCCTTTTCGCCGTTGATCCTGGCGAGCTTCGCCTTGAGGCGTTCGAGGGGAGGCTCTTTCTTCTCGAGATCGACCTCGATGGACCAGTACTCCTCCGCCTTGAAGTTCCTGATTTCGACTTCGCGTTCGCAGATGAGTTTGACCGCCACCGACTGGACCCTCCCCGCGCTCAACCCTCTCGCGACTTTCTCCCAGAGGAGCGGGCTCAGCTTGTAGCCGACGATCCTATCCAGGATACGGCGGGCCTGCTGCGATTCCACCTTGCGGAAATCAACCTGCGCGGGTACGGCGAACGCATCCCTCACTGCCTGATCGGTGATCTCGTTGAATGCGACCCGGAAGAACGGTTTGCCTGTGGCGTTGAGCACCTCCTGGAGGTGCCAGGCGATCGCCTCACCCTCACGGTCGGGGTCAGGGGCAAGGTATATCTTCTGTGCCTTTTCGGCGGCTCGTTTCAATTGGGTGACGATCTTTCTGCTCTTGACGGGGATGATATAGCGGGGAGAGAAATCGGCTTCGGTATCCACCCCCATCTTGCTTTTGGGGAGATCGCGGACGTGCCCCATGGAGGCCATGACGGTGTACGATTTTCCGAGAATCCTGTTGATCGTCTTGGCCTTCGCGGGCGATTCAACGATGACGAGAGATTTGGCCATGGGAGTAAGAAGTCAAAAGTAAAAACGCAAAAGGCAAAACCACAATTCAAAAGTTAAAACTGTCATTGCTCCTCAGTGCGCTTTTGAATTTTACCTTTCGGTTTTGACTTTTTACTTTTGACTTTTGCCTTTCTTCAAGTGTCGAGGATTATACACGGCGCGCCGCGGCAAATAAAAGAATAATATGCGAGGTAATTTATACAGATTTTCGGAACAGCTTGCCTGGCAACTGCTTAATGAGATGCTTGAGCTCCAGTAAAAGGAGCGCGGCTGAGACAGCCGACGCCGGCATGTTGCACGCCGCGATGATCTCGTCGATAGCGTGCTCCTGGGAGGAGACATGGCTGAACACAGCTTCCTCCTCCGGGGTCAGCCGCGGCCGGGGGAGCGCCTCGCCGTCGGTGCGTTCTCCACGCGATGTGGCATCCGGGAAAAGATAGGGGAACTCCTCGCAGATATCCTCGACCGACTCCACCAGCTTTGCGCCGTCCTT includes these proteins:
- the topA gene encoding type I DNA topoisomerase, which encodes MAKSLVIVESPAKAKTINRILGKSYTVMASMGHVRDLPKSKMGVDTEADFSPRYIIPVKSRKIVTQLKRAAEKAQKIYLAPDPDREGEAIAWHLQEVLNATGKPFFRVAFNEITDQAVRDAFAVPAQVDFRKVESQQARRILDRIVGYKLSPLLWEKVARGLSAGRVQSVAVKLICEREVEIRNFKAEEYWSIEVDLEKKEPPLERLKAKLARINGEKAQIPNQARAEEIARDAPAQQYRVQSVEEKERRQKPYPPYITSTLQQAGVNRLRWPIAKTMKVAQELYEGLEIGTKETVGLITYMRTDSFRISTVAQGEALKFIREKYGDAFAPPRPNIYRSRKGAQEAHEAVRPTSVSREPHALKSLLTKEQFALYRLIWERFVASQMTPAVLKTVSVEIAAGPYLFRAADTRVVFEGYLKVAGEKVGEADETALPPLRNGEQLTFISIQPAQHFTAPPPRYTEATLVKELEEKGIGRPSTYSPIISTIRKRDYVNKEQGRFQPTQLGEIVNGLLVDGFPELINVEFTALMENKLDAIEEGKMERVQVLREFYEPFMNSLTKAMSTMKSLKKAAEPTSATCEKCGHPMVIRYTLKGQFLACSAYPRCRNIKPIIMHEDGSFTIEKAVTLDEKCPQCGSALMERHGRYGKFIACTGYPACRYIKPKSTGVNCPQPDCGGYIVKRRGRGGAPFYGCSNYPKCRFSAKSIEEISAKNPQPVGDGEPGGETTR